In Deltaproteobacteria bacterium, the following proteins share a genomic window:
- a CDS encoding zf-HC2 domain-containing protein: MLSCKEAAQLISESLDNQLPLSRRLALRMHLLMCKFCSRYWKQMHFLRKTLHYCSEHVEETQYLPEASLSQEARARIKKILREGS, translated from the coding sequence ATGCTCAGTTGTAAAGAGGCGGCTCAGCTGATATCTGAGTCATTGGACAACCAACTGCCGCTGTCGAGGCGACTTGCTTTGCGTATGCATCTGCTCATGTGCAAGTTCTGCTCGCGCTATTGGAAGCAGATGCATTTTCTGAGAAAAACCCTGCACTACTGCTCGGAACATGTGGAAGAAACTCAATATCTTCCTGAGGCTTCTCTCTCGCAGGAAGCTCGTGCCCGGATTAAAAAAATTTTGAGAGAGGGAAGCTGA